In the genome of Bosea sp. BIWAKO-01, the window AATGAAATGGTAGAGCGGGAACTTCTCCAGATCGACCTGGCTGATCAGGGCTTCGGCGCGGCGATAGTCGCGCTGCATATAGGCGTGAATCGCCAGTGCTCCATTGTAGAAATCAGTGTGCGCGGGGTTGCGGGCGAGCGCCTGCTCCAGCAATGCGGTGCCACGCGCCCAGGCCCCGACCTGGCCGACGCGAATGCCGAATTCGGCGAGCAGCTCGGTGTCGTTCGGGTTCAAGGCCACCGCCCGTTCGCCGATCTCGAGCGCTTCCGCCGGCCTTTGCGAGAAGAACAAGGCCATCATCAGCGCCTGGAGCGCGCGCACATTCTCCGGATCGAGCCGGATCGCGCGGCGGGCGGCTTCGATGGAACGCTGGATCGCGGTCGGAGGGCCGCCCTTTGGATTGAACTCGAACCGATCCTCGTCGAGATACAGGATCGACAGCATCGCCCAGGCGGTCGCGTAGTTTGAAAAGGTCGCGACCGCGCGCTCGAGGCAGGTGCGGATCGCCGCATGGCTCTCGGCCGAGGGTGCGGAGCGATAGGTGTAGAACCGCAACGTGCAGGCATAGGCCTCGAGATCATCGGGCGGCGTGGAGCCGGCGCGTCTCTCGCCGGCCCGGAAGATGATGCCATAGGGCTGCGCCACGGCGGTCGCGACCTTCTGTGCGACATCGTCCTGGATCGTGACGAGGTCGCGAACCCGCAGATCATTGTCATAGGTATGGGACCAGAGCACGGCGCCCGATTGCGCATCGAGCAGGCGGCCGGTCACGCGCAGCTGGTTCGCTGCGGCCTGGACGCTGCCCTCCAGGAGGTAGCCGACACCGAGCTCCCGGTGGATCCGGGCGAGATCCGCGCCCGGCCGGATGCTCCGTGAGGTCTCGCGTCCAAGCACGGAGAGTTCCCTGAAGCGGGCAAGCTGGCTCACGACCTCCTCGGTCAATCCGTCGGCATAGATCTTCGCTTCGGGCATATCGCCCAGATTCACGAACGGCATGACGACCAGGGTCGGCGCCGCCGGTTCAGGAATGGCACGCCTGAACGGGCCGGGCAGGCCTTGCCACAGGGCGAGGCCGCCGAGCGCCACAGCCAGGACAGCCGCGCCAGCGCCGAGCCGGGCAAGCCATCGCCGGGGAGCCGGCGCCGCGACCGGACGTTCAGCGGGCGCAGCGGCCGGCGCGGATGCCCCTGCGGCGTGCAGGATGTTCCGTTCGAACCGCGGCACATATCCTCCCTTCGGGATGGAAATGATGCACGGGTCCAATTGGCCGGCGACGAGGTAATAGCGTTCCACGGCCCGGCGCAGCCTGCCCGCCTCGATCCGTACCAGCGGGTCGGCTTGCGGATCGAAGGTCTCGCCACGGCCGAACACCGCCAGCGCAACCGAGTAGGCCTTGATGCGGTCGGCCCGCCCGGCGAGGGCCTCTTCGACGATGTAGCGCAGGAATTCGCAGCCGCGCGCCGAGCGGGAGAACTCCGGGTGCGACAGGATCCTGTCGAGCTGCGCCAGGACCTCGCTCGCAGAGGGCGCGTCGGCCTCGGCAGCCGTCAACTCGACTCCCGCATCTGCCATGACGACCCTCGCAGGATGAATTCGGAGTGAGGCCGGGACCGTATCGGACTATTCGAAACCGTAAAATACTGGCAACATTTCCGCCAGGCAATGAAGATGACAAGATTGTATCTGTCGCGGCGCGGGGCGCTGCTCCGGCGCGTGAGTATTCGAAACAGCGAAATCCTTCTGAAATGAGTGAGATGCGCTGCCCCAAAAGGCTCAGGCGCCCCGCTCAGCCCGCACCGGCAGCAGAGGATAGCGCCGGCCCGGCGGGCCGAAGACGGGGAACACGATGATGCGATTTGCCCTTTGGGCAGGGGCTCTCCTCGTCGTCGCCGCTCTGGCGGCCGCCATCCATTACTGGTCACCGCACGCGACCTTGCGGGTGACGACGGGCCCCTTCGGCACGGACGCCCAGCGCCTGATCGGCGCGCTGATCACCGAGGTCGCCCAGGATCATCCGCGCGTCAGGCTGCAACCGGTTCAGGTCAACGACCTGGCCGCCAGCTCAAAGGCGCTCGAGACCGGCACGGCCGATCTCGCCCTGATCCGCAGCGACGTGTCGCCACCGACCAATGGCCAGACCATCGCGATCCTGCGCCGCGATGTCGTCGCCTTCGTGCTGCCGCCGAAATCGCCGATCGACAGCATCGGCAAGCTTGCCGGCAAGACGATCGCCATTCCGCAAGGGCGCCTGCAGGATGTCAACGCCGCGTTGCTCGATGTCATCCTGGGTTACTACAATGTCGCGCCGCATGAGGTGAAGCGGCTGTTCCTCCTGCCCGACGACATGGTCGCGGCGGTCCGCCAGCACCATGTCGCCGCGATCCTGGCCGTGGGGCCGGTCGGGCCCGGCGAAGTCGTCGGCGCGGTCTCGGCCATGGCCAAGGGCACGTCGGGGACGCCGACGATCCTGGCATTTTCCGATGCGGATGCCTTCAATCGGCGCTTTCCGGCGTTCGAGTCCTATGATGTGCCCGAAGGTGCCTTCAGGTCTCGCCCGGCGACCCCCGACGACACGGTCACCACGCTTTCCGTGACCTATCGGCTGGTTGCGCCCGACACCATGCTCAATCTCGTCGCCGGAGCGGTCGGCCGGACCCTGTTCACGTCGAAAACCAAGCTGACGGCGCTCACGCCCCTGGCAAGCCAGATCGAAGCCCCGGACCCCGACGCAAAGAACCCGGTCCTGCCGATCCATCCCGGCGTCGCCAACTATCTCAGCAACGGCGAACAGAGCTTCTTCGATGCCCTGCAGGGCTATTTTTATCTGGCGGCCGCCGTCCTCAGCATCCTGGGCTCGATCGCAACAGTCATCATGGGGCGTGCGAAGACCGGACGGATGCGCCAGGAGCAGAAGCGGATCGGGCAGTTCATCCAGATCGCCGCCCAGGCCCAGGAAGCCGATGCCGAGACCCTGGAGGGGCTCAATCGCTCGCTTCATCACCTGATCGAGGAGGCCGTCGCGTCCGCCGGCCATTCCGAGGACCATTCCACGATGGTTCTCGCGATCAACCACGCCCGCTATTCGATAACGGCACGCCGGGCCGTGCTGGGTTCCCCTGGCGCGCGCAGCCCGATGCCGTCTTCCGCGCCGGTGTAGCGAGCCCGCCTGACGGCTTCGGTAGCGTGAGGGCGATCGCAGCGGTGCCGGCAGGGGCACCCGGAGCGCATCGCGTAATTCACCGCTCTCCGACAGCGTTTATGCGCCCGGGACATTGCCGGGCCGAGCCGCATGCGGCGCCGGAACGGCCTCCCGACGACCGGCAGAATCCAGGCTCTCCCGCCCGCCCTCGCCTCGCTTGTCCTCCCCTCGCCTGTCCTGCCCTCGCCTGCCCTCGCCTGTCCTGCCCTCGCGAGAGGGGGTAACAGCCGTTCTGCTACCGTATCCAACTTCCCTGTTACCCCTCGATCGGCAAACCTCGTTCGACGAAAGGCATTAACTCCGCACCCTCACACCGGGTGAGTGCCATGGACCAGAGCCTGCTTGCTGCCATTGCCCGGTTTCCGGACCAATCACGGGCCATCGCGGAGCTCGCCGGCGCGGACGAGAATTTTCGGGCCCTTTGCGCCGATCTCTTCGACGCAGAGGTTGCCCTGAACGGATGGGATTGTTCGCCGTCATCGGACCGGGAGGCGCGATGCAGCGAGTATCGCGCACTGGTGGCGGATCTGGCCGAGGAAATCAGGGCCGCGCTCGAGCGACCGCCATACCGATAGGAGGCCATCATGAGGCTCGCCTGGTTGGAATTCGGACTTGTCGCAGCCGCGCTCTGGTATTCGGCCGCTATTGCCCAGGAGATCCCGCGCATCGACATTGAGAAGAGCTGCCGGCAGGCCCGGGCACTGAGCGCTGAAGATACCGATCCCTATGCCGGGTGCGTGCAGGACGAGACGGGCGCACAGGCGCAGCTCCCTGCCACCTGGGCAGCGGCCGATGGCCAGCAACGCCAGATCTGCGCGGAACAGACACGGATCGCCGGGTCGCCGAGCTATGTCGAACTGCTTGCCTGCCTGGAGATGTATGCCGCCAATAGCCCGGCACACTCTCGTCCGCGCCGATTGCAGCCGCGCCCCTGAGAAGAGTCGTCGTGAATTTCAGTCGACTGAGTCAACGCAAATATTCGTCAGGATAACGTCGGTCGCAATCGAACAGTATCGACCATATCGACAAATCTATTTCAGGCTCAACCGTTCAATTCTTAGATGACATCTTGCATCCGGGCGAAGGCGCGCCCGCAGCACCCTTGCAAGACCGACGAAGAAGAAGGGAGAGCCCGGCGAAACCCGCCGGCTCCATCAGCACGGGAGCGCGGAATCCATGTATTACACAGACGACTCGATCCTTCCCGAGAACATGGCGCCTCTGATCATCACGGCAGCGCCATTCGGCCCGCAATGGTTGCCGGGCGACGCCGACATCCCGGTGACCTGGGATGAGCAGGTTCAAGCCGCGGTGGATTGCTACAATGCCGGCGCGACCGTGCTGCATGTGCATGTGCGCGACCCCGCCACGGGCCATGGCTCCGTGGATTTCGAGCAGTACAACTATTTCATCGGGCGGCTCAGGCAGGCCGTGCCGAAGATGATCCTGCAGGTGGGCGGATCGATCTCGTTCTCGCCTAAATCGGCCGACGCCAAGGCGAAATGGCTGGACTACGACACGCGGCACATGCTGACGGAGCTCGATCCGAAGCCGGATTGCGTGACCGTCGCGGTCGGGACCGGCCAGTGGGACATCATGTCGATGTTGTCTGCGGACGACATCAAGGGCACCCATCTTGAAAACGACGCCAAGGTCCAGGCCGCCTGGGCCGGCATGTGGGTCGATGCCGGACCGGCCTTCTATCTCGAGCACCTGAAGCGGCTGAGCAAGAATCGCATCCAGCCCTATTTCGTTCCGGGCCATGTCCATCAGCTCGAGCTCATCGAGCGGCTGATCCGCGCGGGTGTCTATAAGGGCCCGATGAACCTCGCCATTGCCGGCTATGGCGGCGGCACGCTTGGCCGGAACCCGTTCGACTGGATGGATATGGTTCGCCGCGTGCCGCAGGGCGCCGTAGCGACATTCTGGTCGAGCATGCGGGGGCTGATCTCGCTGTCTGCGATGGCGATCGTTCTTGGCCAGCATGTGCGCGTCGGCAACGAGGACAATCTGTGGGGGCCGGACAAGAAGCGCCGGACCACCGTGCAGCAGATCGAAGGCGCGGTGCGCCTGTCCCGGGAGTTCGGGCGCAAGGTCGCGACGGCCGAAGAAGCGCGCGCGATCATGAAGATCGGCGTCTGGTACGACAGCGTCGAGGAGACGCTGCACCATCTCGGCCTGCCCCCGAACCGTGCGGACGGCCAGCCCGGATTCCTGGTCTGGGAGACCGATGGCCGGAAGACGATCGCCAAGACAGCCGGGGATTCCCATCCCATGGCCTATTGCATGGTCCCGCCTGCGGCAGCGGCTCTGGCCGCGGCTGCAACCGCCGCCGCGAGAGCCTAGACCCTTGCGTCGTGGCCCCGTCCTTCCCGGCGGGGCCCCCCCCCTCGTTCCGGCCGCTCTTGCCAGTCATTCGGGAGCTGAACGTGTCAGGTCGTGCAACCCATTTCGAAATCTATGGCGACCAGCCGGAAGACCTTGCGGCCTTCTACGGCGCGATCTTCGGCTGGCGGATCGAGCGCGCCGAAGGCGTCGATTACTGGCGGATCCATCCTGATGAGGCCCAGGATGCCGGCGAGGCCAAGGATGCCGGCGAGCCCCGGAATGGCCATGCCATCGGCGGCTTGGCGCGGCCGCCTGGCCTGGAGCCGCGCGCCTGGCTGCACTATGTCAATGTCGCCTCGCTCGACGAGACGATCGCGACCGCGGAACGCATGGGCGCGACGATCCTGCGGGAGAAGACGGCGGTTCCCCGGACGGCCTGGTATGCTGTGCTCGCCGACCCCGCCGGCAACCTCTTTGCGATATGGCAGCCGGATGCGCTGGCGTTTCCGCCACCGGAGCCGGACTGATGAACCGCTTGTCCGGAGCATGACCATGTCCGAAACCCTTAATCGGTCGCGCGAGGCCGGGCCCTGGGGGCAGGCCTTCGCACGATTGCGGCGATGGGACCCCGGCTGGGCCGAGGCGTCCAGGAGAATGGCCACGAATCCATGGAGGTCGGGCGTCCTTCCCCGCAAGACCGTCGAGCTGATCGGCGTCGCCTTGAACGCCGCCTGCACGAACCTCAACCCGGAGGGGACGCGGCGCCATATCCGCGCCGCGCTCGCAGCCGGGGCGAGCCGCGACGAAATCCTGACCGTCGTGAAGATGGCGTCGCTCCTGTCGATCCATAGCTGCAGCCTCGGCGCGCCCATCCTGCTCGAGGAAGCCGGGAACGCCGGCGTGAAGCCCGCAATGCGGCGCGGGGCGGCGACGCCGACGCCAGCCTGCGACAAGATCCGCGCGCTCGGGCAATGGAACGAGGCCTGGAACCCGTTTTTTGAGCTCGATCCGGTCTGGACCGACGCGTTCATGGCCGCAGGCGCCGATATCTACGGCAGCGGGCTCATGGAGCCAAGGCTGGTCGAGCTTCTCTCGATCGCCTTCGACGTGTCCTTTACGCATATGTACGCGCCGGGCACGCGCCGGCACATCCGGGCCGCGCTGAAGCTCGGGGCGTCGGTCGAAGAGATCATGGAGGTTCTGAAGCTCTGCGTGGCGCAGGGCGTGCAGGCCTGCAACCTCGCCGTGCCGATCCTCGCGGAGGAACTCGCGGAGCGTTCGACGACCTGAAATCAGAGTTCCGGCCATGACCAATCTCGACCCGAGGCAGCCAGAACCATCGATCTCCGCGCAGGGCATCCATCCCGGCGGCCGTCCCGCGCACAGCCTGAAGCAGCGAGCGCTCGACGAGCTGCGCCGGTTCCTCGTGTTGTTTCTCTACCTCTGGGTCCTGCTCGGCCTGTTCGTCCTCAACGAGCGCATCATCCTTGATCAAAGGGGGATCGGTTTTTCCGGGCAGGGCTTTGCCCTGTTCAACGCGCTCGTCCTGGCGAAAGTGATGCTGGTGGCCGAAGACCTGAACCTCGGGCGCTGGCTGGAGCGACGCCCGCTGATCCTGCCGATCCTTCACGGCTCCCTGCTCTTCACCGCCCTCTTCATCGTCTTCCACGTGATCGAGGACATGATCGTCGGGCTGATCAAGGGCGAAACCGTGCGCGCCAGCGTGCCCGCGATCGGCGGCGGCGGCTTCATCGGGCTGGTCTGCGTCGCGGTGATCCTGTTCTTCGCGCTGATCCCCTATTTCGCCTTCAGGAATTTCAGCCGGGTGCTCGGCCCCGGCCGGATGAACGCCCTGCTCTTCGGGGCCTCCGCGGGGAACGCCACGGAACCGTAGCGACACACGCTTCCAGTCGTCGTCCTCGCACCACGCCGAGGAGCTCTTTGCCAACAGGAGCCGATCATGGTCGACAAGACAGAGAAGAGGGACAAAGGCGCCGCCAAGACGGTCGACCAGCCCGAGGACGGAACGCCCGGGCCGCAGCAGGCCTACGCCGACAGCAAGCCATTCGACCGCGTGCAGTATCTCGAGGCGAAGCTGATCCTCAAGCCGGACCGGTTCACGTCCGTCGACAGCTTTCGCGAGTTCGGCAAGATCGTGCGGCGCACGGCAAAGCAGGTCGGTGTCGGCTTCACCAAGAGCGAGGAGGCCGATCTCGCCCCCCAGATCCGGGAGATCATCTTTCTCGATACCCCCGATTTCGCACTCTACAGCAATGCCTTCATCCTGCGGCGGCGGGTCAGCTATGTCGACGGTTTCGCGGTCGGCGATCCAGAGATCGTGTTCAAGTTCCGGCACCCGGACGAGAAGCAGGCGGCCGCGTTGGACATGCGTCCGAAGATTGCCGGCGACCACCGCATCAAGTTCAAGGCGGAGGCGCTGCCGCTGAAGGACAAGGTCGGCGGCTACCGCATTCTCTACTCCCATAATTGCCAGTTCGGCCTGAGCCAGGCCCATGAACAGGACAGGACATCGATGGCGACGCTGGGCCGGGTCTTCCCGGCCCTGGAGACGCTGGATCGCGCTGCCGACGAGCAGATCAAGCTCGTGAACGAAGGCATTGTCGAGGAGGTGCTGCTACCGCTCGGCCTGCTCGATTTCGGCAAGGGCCTGGTCGGCAAATGCGACATCGGCCTTTGGCGCACCCGTGGCGAACACCTGCCGCTCGTCGGGGAGTTTGCGTTTCAGCTCAAGTTCGACCGCAAGGAAGACGTTGCCAAGCATCAGAAGAAGCGCGCGGCCGAATTCTATCTTGCGTTGCAGGAAGAGGTCGAGGACTGGCTGGCTCTCGGCGTGACCAAGACTGCGATGGTCTACCGGCTCCGAGGGGCCGGCCCACAAAGTCATGAGTGAGGTTGGCCATGAGCGAAATGGTCGCAAAGCCGGTATCGCAGCCTGAGGGCACGGCCCCAGCCGTGGGCGTCGTTTCGCTCGGCGCGATATTTTGGGCGTTCCTGATCATCGGTGCGACCAGCTTCGGCGGTGTCGTGCCCTATCTCCGCGAGCATCTCGTCACCCGGCGAAAATGGCTCGGCGACAAGGAGTTCGTCGAGCTCCTGTCGATCAGCCAGACCCTGCCCGGCCTGAATGCCACCAACATGGCTATTCTGGTGGGGCAAAAGCTGCGCGGAATCGGGGGTGCCATCGCCGCCGTGGTCGGGATCTGCCTGCCTGGCGGCATCCTGATGTTCATCGTCGGAATCGTCTACCGGGCCCATGGCGACCATGCCTGGGCCACGTCCGCGCTGAAGGGCGTCGCCGCCGCGTCGGTCGGGCTGGTGCTCTCCACCGTGGTGCAGCTCGGCAGGACGTCGCTGGTTCAGCGGATCGATTTCGTCTTCGTCGCCCTGACCGTGATTGCCGTCAACCGCCTTCACATCCCGGTGCCATGGGCGCTGATCGGTGTCGGCCTGCTGGCGGTGCTCTGGCATCGGCCCTCGGGCGACCGGAGAGATGGAGAGACGCGATGAACCAGATTCCGGCGCTCCTTCGCGTGTTTGCGTATCTGTCGCTCCTGACGGTCGGCGGCGGCATGGCCGCCTTTCCCGAGCTGAAGGACCTGACCGTCGATGTCCATGCCTGGCTCACCTTCCCGCAGCTGGTCCATCTCTACAGCGTGGGACAATTGGCCCCCGGCCCCAACATGATGATGATCGTTCCCATCGGGGATTGGGCCGCCGGCCCACTCGGGGCCATCCTGGTGGTCCTTGCCTTCTTCGGCCCGACTTCCCTCCTCACCTTCGTCGTCGGGCGCGGGTGGGCGAAACTCGAAAACTGGCCCTGGCGGAGGTCCATCCAGCAGGGACTTGCGCCGGTCTCGATCGGGCTACTTCTGGCCGGATGCTTCACCATGGCGAAGGGCGCGATCTTCGGGCTCGAGACCGCAGCGATCGCTGTCGGAGTCCTCCTGATGCTTCTGCAATACAAGGTCAATCCGGCGCTGCTGGTTCTGGGAGGGGCATTGGTCGGGCTGCTTTCGTTTTGAAGCACCCGCGCCGGCCCATGCCGAAACGCCTGACGGATCTCGCTGGCCCTGGCCATAAGCGCTCAGTGGCCCGCAGTCGGCACGCCCTTCCGTTCACCTCGCTCGCATCCGGTAGCGCTCTATACGTGCAATCGACAGCCGGCCTCAGCGCGACAGGAGATTGCGCGCGAGCATCACCGCTGCGGCATCGCCCGAACCTCCCCGCGTCGTCGGCATGACGTTCCCGGCTTTGAGCATGAATTCGGTCATGACGCGCAGGATTTGCTCGTCCGATTGGGCCACGCCCGCGGCGTCAAAGTCCTCGCGGATCTTGCTGAACACGTCACTGCGTTCGGGATCGACCGTGCCCCTGGCGAGGTCGTCTGCATAGGCATCGGCATCCCGGCCCGTGAGTGCCAATTTCTCAGCGGCCCACCGGCCGAGGAGCTTGTTGCGGATGATTGTCCTCTGCACATCGTTTGAACTGGTCATTCAAAATCCTCCGATCGCCGGCCGTTGAATGCGCCTTTCTCAACTGGCTCCGTGTCCCGATGGATTGCATCATCGGAACAGGTGCAGGTTCAGGATGGTATCTCAACAAAGCCAGTTGGAAATCGGCCTCTCACGTTTTCTGGTCAGGACCCAATCCGGTTGCGTTTGCGGATAGCGCGTTCAACGCCGTGTAGCGTTCGATGGCAGCGCGTGTGCTGGAGAGTAACCGGTCCGGGCCGAGCAATGTGTCCAGACCTGCATGGCGAATGACCTCAAGCGGACCAGGATTGAGGTCCACGAACCAGACCGTGATACCCCGTTCTGTCATGCGCTTCTCGCCTTCCAGCAGCATCTGGAGGGCCGAGTACTCGATGTCTGCAATTCGGCTGAGGTCGAGCGCGAGGACCCGCGGCTTATGCTGACCAACAAGAACGGAGATCTGGTCAGCCACATCCTGGGCATTGACGAAGAAGAGCCGCCCTTCAGGCCGCACGATCAACAACCCCTCGAAGGTTTCGTCATCAGGGTTTTCAGGATCGAGAGGGCGGAGCAGATCCGATCCACGCTGGCGGCCGATGACCGCAACGTGGGGATGGAAAGTCTGGCTGGCTAGTCCAATCAGGGACAGGATGATTGCGATGACAATGCCCTGAAGGGTTCCAAAGATCAGGACGCCAATGGTTGCGACGATCGCCCAGCGGAACTCCATCCTGCGCACCTTGCGAATGGCGTTGAACTCCGCCGGCTGGATGAGCGGAATGGAGTAGACGATGACGATGGCTGCCAGCGTGGCATTCGGCAGGAGCCCGAGCAAAGGCGCGAACAGGAGCATGGTTGCAAGGGCCGCAGCCGCTGTCACCAGCGAGGCCGCCTGGGTTCGCCCGCCCGCTGCGCGAACAACGCCCGTTTGCGACGTGCCGCCGCCGCCCGGCATCGCGCCGAGCAAGGAGCCGGCAATGTTGGCTGCGCCTGTCGCCACCAACTCGCGATTGGCATCGATCGGAGGATCGCGAGGACGAACGAAAGCTCGGCCTGCCGCAATGGTTTCGGTGAAACTCATCAGGGCAATCCCGAGCGCTCCCGGCAGCAGTTGCTGCACCAACGCAAGATCGGGGAGCGTCACTGACGGAAGGCCCTGCGGTATATGCCCTACGGTCGAGACACCCTGCGCGCGCAGGTGAAAGATCCATGACGCTGCGATGGCGGCGGCCACTGCGATGAGGGGGGCGGGTGAATGCGGCTTGAGACGCTCCATCCCGATCAGGACGATCGCGGTCGCCGCCGCCACTGCGGCAGTGAGCAGCGACGTCTCCGGAAGCGCGCGCACGACGCTCAGAACGTCTGCAAAGAAGGACTGTTTTGTGATGTGCACTCCGAAGAGCTTGGGGGCCTGGTCCAGCAGGATGACGAGGCCGATGCCGGCCTTGAAGCCGGTGAGTACCGGCGCCGAGATGAAATTGGCGACGAAGCCCAGGCGCAGGACCCTGGCGAGCAGCAACAAGACGCCAACCAGGGCCGTCAGCGTCGCCGTCGCCGTGAGCAGCTTGGCCGGGTCGCCGTCCGGGACGACTGA includes:
- a CDS encoding SulP family inorganic anion transporter, with product MHANDQNAGGLRFDVVAGLTAAAVVLPKAMAYATVAGLPVQVGLYTSLVPMAVYGLLGSSCVLSVSSTTTLAILTGAQLGSVVPDGDPAKLLTATATLTALVGVLLLLARVLRLGFVANFISAPVLTGFKAGIGLVILLDQAPKLFGVHITKQSFFADVLSVVRALPETSLLTAAVAAATAIVLIGMERLKPHSPAPLIAVAAAIAASWIFHLRAQGVSTVGHIPQGLPSVTLPDLALVQQLLPGALGIALMSFTETIAAGRAFVRPRDPPIDANRELVATGAANIAGSLLGAMPGGGGTSQTGVVRAAGGRTQAASLVTAAAALATMLLFAPLLGLLPNATLAAIVIVYSIPLIQPAEFNAIRKVRRMEFRWAIVATIGVLIFGTLQGIVIAIILSLIGLASQTFHPHVAVIGRQRGSDLLRPLDPENPDDETFEGLLIVRPEGRLFFVNAQDVADQISVLVGQHKPRVLALDLSRIADIEYSALQMLLEGEKRMTERGITVWFVDLNPGPLEVIRHAGLDTLLGPDRLLSSTRAAIERYTALNALSANATGLGPDQKT
- a CDS encoding chromate transporter yields the protein MNQIPALLRVFAYLSLLTVGGGMAAFPELKDLTVDVHAWLTFPQLVHLYSVGQLAPGPNMMMIVPIGDWAAGPLGAILVVLAFFGPTSLLTFVVGRGWAKLENWPWRRSIQQGLAPVSIGLLLAGCFTMAKGAIFGLETAAIAVGVLLMLLQYKVNPALLVLGGALVGLLSF
- a CDS encoding carboxymuconolactone decarboxylase family protein, translated to MSETLNRSREAGPWGQAFARLRRWDPGWAEASRRMATNPWRSGVLPRKTVELIGVALNAACTNLNPEGTRRHIRAALAAGASRDEILTVVKMASLLSIHSCSLGAPILLEEAGNAGVKPAMRRGAATPTPACDKIRALGQWNEAWNPFFELDPVWTDAFMAAGADIYGSGLMEPRLVELLSIAFDVSFTHMYAPGTRRHIRAALKLGASVEEIMEVLKLCVAQGVQACNLAVPILAEELAERSTT
- a CDS encoding ATPase inhibitor subunit zeta; its protein translation is MTSSNDVQRTIIRNKLLGRWAAEKLALTGRDADAYADDLARGTVDPERSDVFSKIREDFDAAGVAQSDEQILRVMTEFMLKAGNVMPTTRGGSGDAAAVMLARNLLSR
- a CDS encoding TAXI family TRAP transporter solute-binding subunit, which codes for MRFALWAGALLVVAALAAAIHYWSPHATLRVTTGPFGTDAQRLIGALITEVAQDHPRVRLQPVQVNDLAASSKALETGTADLALIRSDVSPPTNGQTIAILRRDVVAFVLPPKSPIDSIGKLAGKTIAIPQGRLQDVNAALLDVILGYYNVAPHEVKRLFLLPDDMVAAVRQHHVAAILAVGPVGPGEVVGAVSAMAKGTSGTPTILAFSDADAFNRRFPAFESYDVPEGAFRSRPATPDDTVTTLSVTYRLVAPDTMLNLVAGAVGRTLFTSKTKLTALTPLASQIEAPDPDAKNPVLPIHPGVANYLSNGEQSFFDALQGYFYLAAAVLSILGSIATVIMGRAKTGRMRQEQKRIGQFIQIAAQAQEADAETLEGLNRSLHHLIEEAVASAGHSEDHSTMVLAINHARYSITARRAVLGSPGARSPMPSSAPV
- a CDS encoding adenylate cyclase; the protein is MADAGVELTAAEADAPSASEVLAQLDRILSHPEFSRSARGCEFLRYIVEEALAGRADRIKAYSVALAVFGRGETFDPQADPLVRIEAGRLRRAVERYYLVAGQLDPCIISIPKGGYVPRFERNILHAAGASAPAAAPAERPVAAPAPRRWLARLGAGAAVLAVALGGLALWQGLPGPFRRAIPEPAAPTLVVMPFVNLGDMPEAKIYADGLTEEVVSQLARFRELSVLGRETSRSIRPGADLARIHRELGVGYLLEGSVQAAANQLRVTGRLLDAQSGAVLWSHTYDNDLRVRDLVTIQDDVAQKVATAVAQPYGIIFRAGERRAGSTPPDDLEAYACTLRFYTYRSAPSAESHAAIRTCLERAVATFSNYATAWAMLSILYLDEDRFEFNPKGGPPTAIQRSIEAARRAIRLDPENVRALQALMMALFFSQRPAEALEIGERAVALNPNDTELLAEFGIRVGQVGAWARGTALLEQALARNPAHTDFYNGALAIHAYMQRDYRRAEALISQVDLEKFPLYHFIAAIIYAQLDMKPETAQERDQFLRMRPRFFDNWDQEAAKRNYRREDAIHLADGARKAGFPVPDRTAAEAAPTADLPQR
- a CDS encoding VOC family protein, whose protein sequence is MSGRATHFEIYGDQPEDLAAFYGAIFGWRIERAEGVDYWRIHPDEAQDAGEAKDAGEPRNGHAIGGLARPPGLEPRAWLHYVNVASLDETIATAERMGATILREKTAVPRTAWYAVLADPAGNLFAIWQPDALAFPPPEPD
- a CDS encoding 3-keto-5-aminohexanoate cleavage protein, translated to MYYTDDSILPENMAPLIITAAPFGPQWLPGDADIPVTWDEQVQAAVDCYNAGATVLHVHVRDPATGHGSVDFEQYNYFIGRLRQAVPKMILQVGGSISFSPKSADAKAKWLDYDTRHMLTELDPKPDCVTVAVGTGQWDIMSMLSADDIKGTHLENDAKVQAAWAGMWVDAGPAFYLEHLKRLSKNRIQPYFVPGHVHQLELIERLIRAGVYKGPMNLAIAGYGGGTLGRNPFDWMDMVRRVPQGAVATFWSSMRGLISLSAMAIVLGQHVRVGNEDNLWGPDKKRRTTVQQIEGAVRLSREFGRKVATAEEARAIMKIGVWYDSVEETLHHLGLPPNRADGQPGFLVWETDGRKTIAKTAGDSHPMAYCMVPPAAAALAAAATAAARA
- a CDS encoding chromate transporter, with the protein product MSEMVAKPVSQPEGTAPAVGVVSLGAIFWAFLIIGATSFGGVVPYLREHLVTRRKWLGDKEFVELLSISQTLPGLNATNMAILVGQKLRGIGGAIAAVVGICLPGGILMFIVGIVYRAHGDHAWATSALKGVAAASVGLVLSTVVQLGRTSLVQRIDFVFVALTVIAVNRLHIPVPWALIGVGLLAVLWHRPSGDRRDGETR